One genomic window of Stieleria sp. JC731 includes the following:
- the gcvT gene encoding glycine cleavage system aminomethyltransferase GcvT → MDQADTSLLSQTPLDQWHRDAGAKMVPFAGYEMPIQYDSIVNEHQACRTKAALFDVSHMGRLRFDGDGSAELLDRLLTRRVVDLPVGGVRYGMVCNEAGGILDDVLVSHLKTPSDKYYHLLVVNASNRAKIVEWVKQHLDDFPTVTFSDRTELTAMIAVQGPLAMETCRKLFSFDPSRLKYYQATITDQFSKPVIVSRTGYTGEDGFELVVRAEEAARVWENVMLAGRDAGFAPAGLGARDTLRMEAAMPLYGHELDESTDPISAGLSFACNLDDRDFIGRDAIAKIKADGLKRRRIGLLPEGRRPAREGCAVISKDGKEVGVITSGGPSPTLGKPIAMAMVDIDVADQTEFEIDIRGKRSAATATKLPFYRRPKTVS, encoded by the coding sequence ATGGATCAAGCCGACACTTCTTTATTGTCACAGACACCTCTGGATCAGTGGCACCGCGATGCGGGAGCCAAAATGGTGCCGTTCGCGGGCTATGAAATGCCCATCCAGTACGATTCCATCGTCAACGAGCATCAAGCGTGTCGCACCAAGGCCGCGCTGTTTGACGTTTCGCATATGGGCCGGTTGCGATTTGACGGCGACGGTTCGGCAGAGCTACTGGACCGTTTGTTGACTCGGCGAGTTGTCGATCTACCTGTCGGCGGAGTGCGATATGGGATGGTTTGCAATGAAGCGGGCGGCATCCTTGATGACGTCCTCGTCTCGCACTTAAAAACGCCAAGCGACAAGTATTATCACCTGCTGGTCGTCAACGCGTCCAATCGAGCCAAGATAGTCGAATGGGTCAAGCAACATCTCGACGACTTTCCCACCGTGACTTTTTCTGATCGAACGGAGTTGACGGCGATGATCGCGGTCCAGGGTCCGTTGGCGATGGAAACCTGTCGCAAGCTCTTCAGCTTTGATCCATCGAGATTGAAGTACTACCAAGCCACGATTACCGACCAGTTTTCTAAGCCCGTGATTGTCAGCCGTACCGGTTACACAGGCGAAGACGGATTTGAATTGGTTGTGCGAGCTGAAGAAGCGGCACGGGTCTGGGAAAATGTCATGCTTGCCGGGCGTGACGCAGGGTTTGCACCCGCCGGACTTGGGGCACGCGATACCTTGCGGATGGAAGCCGCGATGCCGCTTTACGGACATGAGTTAGACGAATCTACCGATCCGATCAGCGCGGGATTGTCATTCGCATGTAATCTCGACGATCGTGACTTTATCGGACGCGATGCGATCGCCAAGATCAAGGCCGACGGGCTGAAACGCCGTCGAATCGGATTGTTGCCCGAAGGCCGACGACCCGCTCGCGAAGGTTGCGCCGTAATCAGCAAGGACGGAAAAGAAGTCGGCGTGATCACCAGTGGCGGTCCTTCACCGACACTCGGCAAGCCGATCGCGATGGCGATGGTCGACATCGATGTCGCCGACCAAACCGAGTTTGAAATCGATATTCGCGGAAAACGTTCCGCCGCGACGGCGACTAAGTTGCCGTTTTACCGTAGACCAAAAACTGTTTCCTAA
- the gcvH gene encoding glycine cleavage system protein GcvH → MSRDKSTLLYAETHEWVDVSEDGGQKIATIGISDFAIEQLNDLVYMDLPEVGKSFDFGEEFGEVESVKAVSPLYCPVAGEIIEVHEGLPDNLDGLNDDPYDFGWIVKIKVSDDTGLSSLMDYAAYQKQCSESA, encoded by the coding sequence GTGTCACGCGATAAGAGCACGTTGCTGTACGCCGAAACTCACGAGTGGGTGGATGTGTCCGAAGATGGCGGACAAAAGATTGCAACGATCGGTATCTCCGACTTTGCGATCGAACAACTAAACGACCTGGTCTACATGGATTTGCCGGAAGTCGGCAAATCGTTCGACTTTGGTGAAGAGTTCGGTGAAGTCGAGTCGGTCAAAGCGGTTAGCCCGCTGTATTGCCCGGTCGCTGGAGAGATCATCGAAGTCCACGAAGGCTTGCCCGATAACCTCGATGGGCTGAACGATGATCCGTACGACTTCGGTTGGATTGTCAAAATCAAAGTCAGCGATGACACCGGCCTGAGTTCATTGATGGACTACGCGGCCTATCAAAAACAGTGTTCAGAGTCGGCATAA
- the gcvPA gene encoding aminomethyl-transferring glycine dehydrogenase subunit GcvPA encodes MKGYLFHTDDDRREMLRSIGAESIDEIIDGQVPQALQMQRPLDLPPAADEMSLEAELRALAAKNCSVASHACFMGAGAYDHFVPAVVDEIASRGEYYTSYTPYQAEVSQGNLQVMFEYETMVSQITGLDVSNASLYDGGSAATEAVLMALASVRKRNKVITSDAVHPQYLDILKSYLVGIDAELVVVESNDEGTSESLIDAIDDSTACVLIQHPNFFGRLEQVKAIADAAHEKGALVIQSFDPISVGLLKSPGELGVDIAVAEGQCLGNPLAYGGPYLGIIACRKDLMRRMPGRIAGQTTDRRGNRCWVLTLQTREQHIRREKATSNICSNQTLLALRATVYLSLLGPQGLKETAEHCVVKANMARERFAASERFELVHSGPIFKEFLVRDREGDVFGLMKYAAENGVLAGVPIADVSENACGGRYDDCFLVAVTEKRSEAELDRLMEVLDSAGKAESAQLAQTV; translated from the coding sequence ATGAAAGGTTACCTGTTTCACACCGATGATGATCGCCGCGAAATGCTGCGATCGATCGGCGCTGAATCGATCGATGAAATCATTGACGGCCAAGTCCCTCAAGCGTTGCAAATGCAGCGTCCTTTGGACTTGCCGCCCGCAGCGGACGAAATGTCGCTTGAGGCAGAGCTGCGAGCCTTGGCCGCAAAGAATTGCTCGGTCGCGAGCCATGCCTGCTTTATGGGGGCCGGTGCATACGATCACTTTGTCCCCGCGGTCGTCGACGAAATCGCTTCGCGTGGCGAGTACTACACCTCTTATACGCCCTATCAGGCCGAAGTCAGCCAGGGCAATTTGCAGGTGATGTTTGAATACGAAACGATGGTCAGTCAGATCACCGGTTTGGACGTCAGCAACGCCAGTTTATATGACGGCGGATCGGCGGCGACCGAAGCCGTCTTGATGGCGCTCGCTTCGGTTCGCAAACGCAATAAAGTGATCACCTCCGATGCGGTACATCCACAGTATTTGGATATTTTAAAATCGTACTTGGTCGGCATCGATGCGGAACTGGTCGTTGTCGAATCCAACGACGAAGGAACAAGCGAATCGTTAATCGACGCGATTGACGATTCCACCGCCTGCGTGTTGATTCAGCACCCGAACTTTTTCGGTCGCTTGGAACAGGTCAAGGCGATCGCCGATGCGGCCCACGAAAAAGGTGCCTTGGTCATCCAGTCGTTCGATCCGATCAGTGTCGGATTGCTAAAGAGTCCTGGCGAACTTGGCGTTGATATCGCGGTCGCCGAAGGCCAATGCCTCGGTAACCCTTTGGCGTATGGTGGACCCTATCTGGGAATCATCGCTTGCCGCAAAGATCTGATGCGTCGTATGCCCGGCCGTATTGCCGGCCAGACAACGGACCGTCGTGGCAACCGCTGTTGGGTCCTGACATTGCAAACACGCGAGCAACATATCCGTCGTGAAAAGGCGACTAGCAACATCTGCAGCAACCAGACTTTGTTAGCGTTGCGGGCGACGGTTTATCTCAGTTTGCTGGGACCACAGGGTTTGAAAGAAACTGCCGAGCACTGCGTGGTCAAGGCAAACATGGCCCGCGAACGTTTTGCCGCCAGTGAGAGATTTGAATTGGTGCATTCCGGTCCGATCTTCAAGGAGTTCTTGGTCCGCGATCGCGAAGGCGACGTCTTCGGGCTGATGAAGTATGCCGCAGAGAACGGTGTACTTGCCGGGGTTCCGATCGCTGACGTTTCCGAAAACGCTTGCGGTGGCCGATACGACGACTGCTTCCTGGTCGCGGTGACTGAAAAGCGATCCGAAGCTGAACTGGATCGGTTGATGGAAGTTCTCGATTCGGCCGGCAAGGCTGAGTCCGCACAGTTGGCTCAAACGGTTTGA
- the gcvPB gene encoding aminomethyl-transferring glycine dehydrogenase subunit GcvPB, with protein sequence MRNQQATNLIFEMSRPGRRAHQLPSLPESGEAVSALLPADALADAPPPLPEVAEGDVVRHFVNLSTLNMSVDTHFYPLGSCTMKYNPKRNERMASLPGVADVHPLQRDQTVGGVLQMMYELQNMLGEISGLPGVSLQPAAGAHGELTALLVAAAYFAERGESDRTVVLTADSAHGTNPASAQMAGFSTKTVKSNADGLVDVEDLKSKLSDKTAVFMLTNPNTLGLFDSQVKEIADLVHEAGGLIYLDGANMNAILGIARPGDFGADLMHFNPHKTFSGPHGGGGPGAGPICVRDFLAEYLPGPVVVREGDEYRCQAPAKSIGRVRSFFGNVGVLVRAYIYIRTYGKEGLRKVSEDAVLGANYLLSKVRHILDVPHGDRCMHEFVASAKRLRKEKHLSAMDIAKRLLDYGFHAPTVYFPLVVEEAVMVEPTETESKETLDAFAQALFRITEESGDLIEDAPHSTKISRPDDVAAARKPVLKWTKGE encoded by the coding sequence ATGCGTAATCAACAAGCGACTAACCTGATTTTTGAAATGAGCCGTCCCGGGCGACGGGCTCATCAGTTGCCTTCGCTACCCGAATCGGGAGAGGCCGTTTCGGCATTGCTGCCCGCCGATGCGCTGGCAGATGCTCCACCGCCATTGCCAGAAGTTGCAGAAGGTGATGTGGTTCGGCACTTCGTGAACCTATCGACGTTGAACATGAGCGTCGACACGCACTTTTATCCGTTGGGGTCCTGTACGATGAAGTACAACCCGAAACGAAACGAACGGATGGCATCACTTCCGGGTGTTGCCGATGTGCACCCACTGCAACGCGACCAAACCGTTGGTGGCGTTTTGCAGATGATGTATGAACTGCAAAACATGCTGGGCGAGATTTCGGGTTTACCCGGCGTATCGCTTCAGCCGGCTGCCGGTGCGCATGGCGAATTAACCGCCTTGCTCGTTGCTGCCGCCTATTTTGCCGAGCGTGGTGAGAGTGACCGGACAGTGGTTCTGACCGCCGATTCCGCTCACGGTACCAATCCGGCGAGCGCTCAGATGGCCGGTTTTTCAACGAAGACCGTCAAAAGCAATGCGGACGGTTTGGTTGATGTCGAGGACTTGAAAAGCAAGCTGTCTGACAAGACAGCCGTGTTCATGCTGACCAACCCCAACACGCTGGGATTGTTCGATTCGCAAGTCAAAGAAATCGCTGACCTGGTGCACGAAGCGGGCGGGTTGATTTACCTCGACGGCGCGAACATGAATGCCATCTTGGGAATCGCTCGACCAGGCGACTTTGGTGCTGACTTGATGCACTTCAATCCGCACAAAACTTTCTCGGGTCCGCACGGCGGTGGCGGACCAGGTGCTGGGCCGATCTGTGTGCGAGATTTCTTGGCTGAGTACCTGCCTGGCCCCGTGGTCGTCCGCGAAGGTGACGAGTATCGCTGTCAGGCCCCTGCCAAATCGATTGGGCGTGTACGTAGCTTTTTCGGGAACGTCGGTGTTCTCGTTCGTGCGTACATCTACATCCGGACCTATGGGAAGGAAGGTCTGCGAAAGGTCAGTGAAGACGCGGTTCTGGGGGCGAACTACTTGCTCAGCAAAGTACGCCATATCTTGGACGTTCCGCACGGCGACCGCTGCATGCATGAATTTGTCGCTTCGGCAAAACGATTGCGGAAAGAAAAACACTTGTCGGCGATGGATATCGCGAAGCGACTCTTGGACTACGGTTTCCATGCACCGACCGTCTACTTTCCACTGGTTGTCGAAGAGGCAGTCATGGTGGAACCGACAGAGACAGAAAGCAAAGAAACCCTTGATGCGTTTGCACAGGCCTTGTTCCGGATCACCGAAGAGAGTGGCGACTTGATCGAAGACGCGCCGCACTCAACAAAGATCAGTCGTCCCGACGATGTCGCGGCAGCTCGCAAGCCGGTGCTGAAATGGACCAAGGGTGAATAA
- a CDS encoding biotin/lipoate A/B protein ligase family protein, whose amino-acid sequence MVGRLLLNWSGGPAWNMAVDEAIMLSVSADAETGKQPQAVLRFYSWETPTLSLGYFQSNGDVASRFETLKRVRRSTGGGAIIHDKELTYSLTIATPAGQRGARHDLYQGVHEQIIGQLGELGISARPYRSDRSRIFDEQAFLCFQRRTDEDIIVSGYKVVGSAQRRAKRAILQHGSVMMRSSPWATELPGIADLSSKEIDREKFANGLTQRIETLCHVKFQPSELTEAELGIARRVELEKYSSDDWLDRR is encoded by the coding sequence ATGGTTGGAAGGCTTCTATTGAACTGGTCGGGTGGCCCTGCATGGAACATGGCTGTCGATGAAGCAATCATGCTGTCCGTTTCGGCTGATGCCGAAACGGGGAAGCAACCACAGGCTGTTTTAAGGTTTTACAGTTGGGAAACGCCGACGCTTTCGTTGGGATATTTCCAATCCAACGGAGACGTGGCGTCGCGGTTCGAAACACTAAAACGGGTTCGGCGAAGTACCGGTGGCGGTGCGATCATTCATGACAAGGAATTGACATACAGCTTGACGATCGCCACCCCGGCGGGGCAGCGGGGGGCTAGGCATGATCTATACCAAGGTGTCCATGAGCAAATCATTGGGCAGCTTGGTGAGCTGGGAATTAGCGCAAGACCTTACCGATCGGATCGCAGTCGGATATTCGATGAGCAGGCGTTTTTATGTTTTCAACGGCGCACTGACGAAGACATCATTGTCAGCGGGTACAAAGTTGTCGGCAGCGCTCAGCGACGGGCGAAACGCGCGATCCTTCAGCACGGCAGCGTGATGATGCGATCGAGTCCGTGGGCAACAGAGTTACCAGGGATAGCAGACTTGTCGTCAAAGGAGATCGATCGCGAAAAGTTTGCCAACGGTTTGACTCAGCGGATCGAAACGCTGTGCCACGTTAAGTTTCAGCCATCTGAGTTGACTGAGGCGGAACTTGGTATCGCTCGGCGGGTTGAATTAGAAAAATACTCCAGTGATGACTGGTTAGATCGTCGGTAG
- a CDS encoding FHA domain-containing protein produces the protein MQVKLKVMTGSHEGVEIPVNNEKFLIGRSESCQLRPKSDSISRKHCIIVIRDGRVLIQDLKSRNGTYVNEKRLPSDRAKILESGDQIKLGKLEFQLVVEHGLKGAKKPEVVDVGDAAARTVQESDSRFEEVDVDGWLDEADQIDRVRKLSDPDTRQFRLDDLKKAEEADSASIDKEASSDSTDLSVNDSSLVERLRQQKKQKKGKLPDGLKKSMTESSKAAADDALKRFFSGR, from the coding sequence ATGCAAGTGAAGCTGAAGGTGATGACGGGAAGTCACGAAGGAGTCGAGATCCCCGTTAATAACGAGAAGTTCTTGATTGGTCGTAGTGAATCTTGCCAATTGCGGCCCAAGAGTGATTCGATCAGCCGCAAGCACTGCATCATCGTCATTCGTGACGGGCGTGTTTTGATTCAAGATTTGAAGAGTCGAAACGGGACTTACGTCAACGAAAAACGGCTTCCTAGTGATCGTGCGAAAATCCTCGAATCCGGCGATCAAATCAAACTTGGCAAACTGGAATTTCAGCTTGTCGTCGAGCACGGATTGAAGGGCGCCAAAAAGCCAGAGGTTGTCGACGTTGGCGATGCAGCGGCACGCACCGTCCAAGAGTCTGACAGTCGATTCGAAGAGGTCGATGTCGATGGCTGGTTGGACGAAGCGGATCAAATTGACCGCGTTCGCAAACTCTCCGATCCTGACACACGCCAGTTCCGTTTGGACGATCTCAAAAAGGCGGAAGAAGCTGACTCGGCTTCGATCGATAAAGAGGCGTCGAGCGATAGCACCGACCTTTCGGTCAACGACAGTTCTTTAGTTGAGCGACTGCGCCAGCAGAAGAAACAGAAGAAGGGCAAGCTTCCTGACGGACTGAAAAAATCGATGACAGAAAGCTCGAAGGCCGCAGCCGACGACGCTCTGAAACGCTTTTTCAGCGGTCGCTAG
- a CDS encoding RNA polymerase sigma factor, translating into MSNAALAKQIIDDDSGAFAVLMQRYHAFVFGICYAILKHRQDAEDATQETFSRVLRYLHKWDPRRPFEPWLATVAGNRSRSHLARRRSHSPLTESAEPQTVAMTEDMAASAIAEEIRLAMDDLPSRQRMAFELFHQSELSYEQIGKQMGCPIGTAKTLVHRARKRMIESLRDREVLHTSRRRAS; encoded by the coding sequence TTGTCTAACGCCGCTTTGGCAAAACAGATTATCGATGACGATAGCGGTGCCTTTGCGGTCCTCATGCAGCGTTACCATGCATTTGTCTTTGGCATCTGCTACGCAATTTTGAAGCATCGCCAGGATGCCGAAGATGCGACTCAAGAAACTTTCAGCCGCGTGCTGAGGTATCTACATAAGTGGGATCCGCGTCGGCCGTTCGAACCCTGGTTGGCAACGGTCGCCGGCAACCGATCCCGCAGCCATTTGGCGCGACGACGTTCTCATTCACCACTGACCGAATCTGCTGAGCCACAAACGGTGGCAATGACCGAAGACATGGCAGCGTCAGCGATTGCCGAAGAGATTCGGTTGGCGATGGATGATTTACCCAGTCGGCAACGAATGGCGTTTGAGCTGTTCCACCAGTCTGAACTTTCCTACGAACAGATCGGGAAGCAGATGGGATGTCCGATCGGGACAGCGAAGACGTTGGTTCACCGGGCTCGCAAACGCATGATCGAGTCGCTGCGTGATCGCGAGGTATTGCACACAAGCAGGCGGAGAGCTTCGTGA
- a CDS encoding zf-HC2 domain-containing protein, whose protein sequence is MRCEEFDERLNDLLDRREPPESDTELRDHAKRCNRCAETFQLWTAIAGVSECSPPVIAKGQQETANLKRVSMLASYALAAVLLIAIGIQFGTSKLGQVATVAQVAPTRIVPYAGHDVVSETQPPAEGEAFAEDIELLVSWDGGDVLWNFVDEDVFVSSTRPAFETVRVGVEPLSRSMKRAIAILMSQSTPSVESGTPESTPVSFREQTSMDQMPMLGVLA, encoded by the coding sequence ATGAGATGTGAAGAATTTGACGAACGGTTGAACGACCTTTTGGATCGAAGAGAGCCGCCGGAGTCTGACACCGAGCTGCGTGATCATGCCAAACGTTGCAACCGATGTGCGGAGACTTTCCAGCTTTGGACCGCAATCGCGGGGGTTTCGGAATGTTCGCCACCGGTCATCGCCAAGGGCCAACAAGAAACAGCTAATCTGAAACGCGTTAGCATGCTGGCGTCCTATGCTTTAGCCGCAGTGCTATTGATTGCCATCGGTATCCAGTTTGGGACTTCCAAGCTGGGGCAGGTTGCAACCGTTGCGCAGGTCGCACCGACGCGAATCGTTCCGTATGCAGGTCACGACGTCGTATCCGAGACGCAGCCGCCTGCCGAAGGGGAAGCTTTTGCCGAAGACATCGAGTTGTTGGTCAGTTGGGACGGCGGCGATGTGTTGTGGAATTTCGTTGATGAAGACGTTTTTGTTTCCAGTACGCGGCCGGCATTTGAAACGGTCCGAGTCGGGGTCGAGCCGCTGAGTCGTTCGATGAAGCGAGCGATTGCGATTTTGATGTCACAGTCGACCCCATCGGTGGAATCAGGCACGCCAGAGAGCACACCGGTTTCGTTTCGCGAGCAAACGTCGATGGATCAAATGCCAATGCTAGGGGTTTTGGCCTAA
- a CDS encoding alpha/beta hydrolase: MPFQYFRTRHRHFAFKLALSLLAFSLIPVSKCHADQRVILKSGLTLQGFLVDVASLNQSGFQAGGAQGQARPILLVDDGLRRVYIHRRGMVAGEPQDVRGVERTIEFKQLSPVGNDEIQIVGDIISVSDFNEYARRNITILGHDGPIEIVQGITELNARYAKLEALKSRPSYKWDMRVATRSIRPETFQKIFRQRIDQDDLDARLMVVRFFMESERYRAAEDELTRAIRAFPELEDMKAQLSTLVAYQGERLLDEADLRARAGQPQFARSVYSKFPMDAVGRTMRERVKIAMEELDSDAQQVENLVQALRGHLDQLAGVDPNIERLFNEIREQLSSASLPRLSDYARLKDSNTTPVENKVALALAGWLMGPGSGESNLIVVTSLVKVRDLVGEYLGSANLVRRQEILSELKAIEGSQIEYVARLIEFIGPVQQWPEGAADDEVSGFYRIGRLAGDNAETTINDQPDYLVQLPPEYDPRRQYPCLVVLPPPNLNPELELNWWAGDFDAALGGRAGHAMRNGYIVVAPMWGRPTQRTYEYTPREHDHVLKALRHAMRHTSIDPDRVFLAGHDEGGTAAWDIAVSHPDLWAGVVCINPEPSKTLTHYSDNARLVPMYLVMGEASGPKAPLVRMGAILDRHMHVRNDVTVVMYRGRGKEDFYEEMPEIFKWLNVPTHVRKPIPREIDAVTMRRGDQFFWWLELGALKPLIDINPILWDQTSRIKAGKINSSIGGDNQVRVDGPCETFQLWLRPDIGLDLSKTVVIRAGSTPQYYEFDRELETILEDTRRRADRKRPFWATVRVPEE, from the coding sequence ATGCCCTTTCAGTATTTCCGCACTCGTCATCGTCATTTCGCATTCAAGCTAGCCTTGTCGCTGTTGGCGTTCTCTTTAATTCCAGTCAGCAAGTGCCACGCCGATCAACGTGTGATTTTAAAAAGTGGTTTAACGCTGCAGGGATTCTTGGTTGACGTTGCTTCCTTGAACCAAAGCGGTTTTCAGGCCGGCGGTGCCCAGGGACAGGCCAGGCCCATCTTGTTGGTTGATGATGGGTTGCGTCGTGTTTATATCCATCGTCGTGGCATGGTTGCCGGGGAGCCGCAGGACGTTCGTGGCGTTGAACGAACGATCGAATTCAAGCAGCTAAGCCCTGTCGGAAACGATGAAATCCAGATTGTTGGCGACATCATTTCTGTGTCCGATTTCAACGAGTACGCGCGCCGTAATATCACGATCCTGGGGCACGATGGGCCGATCGAAATTGTCCAAGGCATCACCGAATTGAATGCCCGCTATGCCAAATTAGAAGCACTGAAGAGTCGGCCTTCATACAAATGGGACATGCGTGTTGCGACTCGATCGATTCGGCCAGAAACTTTTCAGAAGATCTTTCGGCAGCGGATCGATCAGGACGATTTGGATGCACGATTGATGGTCGTTCGATTCTTTATGGAATCGGAACGATATCGTGCCGCAGAAGATGAATTGACTCGCGCGATTCGAGCGTTCCCTGAACTTGAAGACATGAAGGCTCAGCTGAGCACCTTGGTCGCATATCAGGGTGAACGGTTGTTGGATGAAGCTGACCTTCGTGCGCGAGCCGGACAACCGCAGTTTGCAAGAAGCGTGTATTCCAAATTCCCAATGGATGCGGTCGGGCGTACCATGCGCGAGCGTGTCAAGATTGCGATGGAGGAGCTGGATTCGGATGCCCAGCAAGTCGAGAACTTGGTTCAGGCGTTGCGAGGACATTTGGATCAACTCGCTGGCGTTGATCCAAACATCGAAAGGCTGTTCAATGAGATCCGGGAACAGCTTTCATCCGCTTCGTTGCCTCGACTGAGTGACTACGCACGGCTGAAAGATTCGAATACCACTCCCGTTGAAAACAAAGTTGCATTGGCGCTTGCCGGTTGGTTGATGGGACCAGGGTCTGGCGAGTCGAACTTGATCGTCGTGACTTCGTTAGTCAAAGTCCGTGACCTGGTCGGCGAGTATCTCGGGTCGGCAAATCTGGTTCGTCGTCAAGAAATCCTTTCCGAGCTGAAAGCCATCGAAGGATCTCAGATCGAATATGTAGCGCGACTGATCGAATTCATCGGTCCCGTTCAGCAGTGGCCTGAAGGTGCGGCGGATGATGAAGTCAGCGGCTTTTACCGAATCGGTAGGTTGGCCGGCGACAATGCGGAAACGACGATCAACGATCAGCCGGATTACTTGGTGCAATTGCCGCCGGAATATGATCCGCGCCGTCAGTATCCATGCTTGGTTGTCTTGCCGCCGCCGAATCTAAATCCAGAATTGGAACTGAATTGGTGGGCGGGTGATTTCGATGCCGCTTTAGGTGGCCGAGCCGGGCACGCGATGCGGAACGGCTATATCGTTGTCGCGCCGATGTGGGGGCGACCGACGCAGCGTACGTATGAGTACACACCTCGTGAGCATGACCATGTCTTAAAAGCGTTGCGGCACGCGATGCGTCACACATCGATCGATCCTGATCGGGTGTTTCTGGCAGGACACGATGAAGGCGGGACTGCCGCGTGGGACATCGCCGTTTCCCATCCTGATTTGTGGGCCGGTGTTGTTTGTATCAATCCGGAACCCAGCAAAACACTCACACATTATTCCGACAACGCTCGTCTGGTCCCGATGTACTTGGTGATGGGCGAAGCCTCCGGTCCAAAGGCGCCACTGGTACGGATGGGCGCAATTTTGGATCGCCACATGCATGTTCGAAATGACGTGACGGTGGTGATGTATCGTGGACGCGGCAAAGAAGACTTTTACGAAGAGATGCCGGAAATCTTCAAATGGTTGAATGTTCCTACACATGTTCGCAAACCGATTCCGCGAGAGATTGACGCGGTCACGATGCGGCGTGGAGATCAATTTTTCTGGTGGTTGGAGCTTGGTGCTCTGAAGCCACTGATCGACATCAATCCGATCCTTTGGGACCAAACGTCACGGATCAAAGCGGGCAAGATTAATAGTTCGATCGGTGGTGACAACCAAGTTCGTGTGGACGGGCCGTGCGAAACATTTCAGTTGTGGCTCCGGCCTGACATTGGATTGGATCTGAGTAAAACGGTTGTCATTCGAGCCGGAAGTACCCCGCAGTACTACGAGTTCGATCGAGAGTTGGAAACGATTCTCGAAGACACCAGAAGACGTGCAGACCGCAAACGCCCCTTCTGGGCGACTGTTCGCGTCCCCGAAGAATAG